One genomic window of Cannabis sativa cultivar Pink pepper isolate KNU-18-1 chromosome 2, ASM2916894v1, whole genome shotgun sequence includes the following:
- the LOC115721326 gene encoding dehydrogenase FPY6 has translation MANPVVPQIAILGAGIFVKTQYIPRLSEISNLVSLKAIWSRTEESARGAVEIAQKFFPGVECKWGDKGLDEISQDSSILGVAVVLAGQAQVDFSLRMLKAGKHVLQEKPAAASTSQLEAAIAGYNSVCANISSKPIWAVAENYRFEPAFVECKKLVADIGDMMNVQVIIEGSMNSSNPYFSSSWRRDFTGGFILDMGVHYIAGLRMLVGSEVVSVSALTSYVDKTLPPPDNITSLFQLANGCSGVFVMIVSSSSPKIIWRVVGLKGTLQVERGKHDGQHGYLVTLYSTDGQSKSTFYKFSGVTDEFKSFIYDISQASIKGNDHKTEPRMSFEEGARDVAVLEAMLESGAKQGAPVQVKKF, from the exons ATGGCAAATCCAGTGGTACCCCAGATCGCCATTCTTGGAGCTGGTATCTTTGTCAAAACCCAGTACATTCCCAGGCTCAGTGAGATCTCCAACCTAGTCTCCCTCAAAGCTATTTGGAGTAGAACTGAG GAATCAGCTAGAGGTGCGGTTGAGATTGCCCAGAAATTTTTTCCTGGAGTAGAGTGTAAATGGGGTGATAAGGGCCTTGATGAGATTTCTCAAGATAGTTCAATTCTTGGTGTTGCTGTGGTTTTAGCTGGCCAAGCTCAG GTAGATTTCTCACTAAGGATGCTTAAGGCAGGAAAACATGTCCTTCAGG AGAAACCAGCTGCAGCTT CTACAAGTCAGCTTGAAGCTGCTATTGCAGGCTATAACTCGGTTTGTGCCAATATCTCGAGTAAACCCATTTGGGCTGTGGCGGAAAACTATAGATTCGAACCTGCTTTTGTTGAG TGTAAGAAGCTAGTAGCTGATATTGGAGATATGATGAATGTCCAAGTGATTATTGAAGGATCTATGAACAGTTCTAATCCTTACTTCTCAAGCTCTTGGAGGCGCGATTTTACT GGTGGTTTTATTCTAGACATGGGGGTGCATTATATCGCCGGGTTGAGGATG CTTGTTGGATCCGAGGTAGTCTCAGTCTCAGCTTTAACATCTTATGTAGACAAGACTTTGCCTCCACCAGATAACATAACCTCTCTTTT CCAATTGGCGAACGGGTGTTCTGGAGTTTTTGTAATGATCGTCTCCTCTAGCTCGCCCAAG attATCTGGAGAGTTGTTGGCTTGAAAGGAACATTACAAGTCGAGCGCGGAAAGCATGACGGTCAACATGGCTACCTG GTTACACTTTATAGTACCGATGGACAAAGCAAAAGCACATTCTACAAATTCAGTGGAGTGACTGATGAATTCAAAAGTTTCATATATGACATATCCCAAGCCAGCATAAAg GGGAATGACCACAAAACCGAGCCTCGTATGTCTTTCGAGGAAGGTGCCAGAGACGTTGCCGTTCTAGAAGCAATGCTTGAATCCGGCGCAAAGCAAGGTGCACCAGTTCAAGTAAAAAAGTTTTGA